The following are encoded together in the Desertifilum tharense IPPAS B-1220 genome:
- a CDS encoding glycosyltransferase family 2 protein has product MNTPQISAIICTHNRDSYLGAAIDSLLAQEFPHFEVIVVDNASSDRTAEVIAERASHPRLKSVYEPVTGLSIARNTGANHAQGEILAYLDDDAIATPQWLSILYAAYQAEEKLAIAGGKVTLIWPEGITAPPWLSGSLAGNLGAYDLGDRPVSIENPGLTPRGLNYSIRRSFLEQIGGFDPNLGRVGKKLLSNEELMMTELALKLGWQVLYLPEALVAHNVAPERVNRQWFLSRSWWQGISECYREELAGRTGAGQLRRGGERLLRGLYKSVKYFSDPAQRFDNLVYAYGQIGYLSVAIPGLLKRPESHPAASIVD; this is encoded by the coding sequence ATGAATACTCCCCAAATTTCCGCGATTATCTGCACCCATAACCGAGATAGCTATCTTGGGGCGGCGATTGATAGTTTATTGGCGCAAGAGTTCCCCCATTTTGAAGTCATTGTCGTGGACAACGCCTCAAGCGATCGCACGGCGGAAGTAATTGCCGAACGCGCCTCCCATCCCCGCCTCAAATCTGTTTACGAACCCGTGACGGGGCTATCTATTGCCCGCAATACTGGGGCGAACCACGCCCAAGGGGAAATCCTCGCCTATTTAGATGATGATGCGATCGCAACGCCCCAATGGTTAAGCATCTTATATGCAGCCTACCAAGCTGAGGAAAAATTAGCGATCGCCGGGGGCAAAGTCACCCTCATTTGGCCCGAAGGCATCACCGCCCCCCCTTGGCTATCGGGCAGTTTAGCCGGAAATTTAGGCGCGTATGACTTGGGAGATCGACCCGTTTCAATCGAAAACCCCGGTTTAACCCCACGGGGGCTGAACTATTCCATTCGCCGTTCTTTCCTCGAACAAATTGGCGGCTTCGATCCCAATCTCGGACGGGTAGGTAAAAAGTTACTGTCTAATGAAGAATTAATGATGACTGAGTTAGCCTTAAAACTAGGCTGGCAAGTCCTCTATCTTCCAGAAGCCCTCGTTGCCCATAATGTTGCCCCAGAACGCGTAAACCGTCAATGGTTCCTCAGCCGCAGTTGGTGGCAAGGGATTAGCGAATGTTACCGCGAAGAACTCGCAGGCCGAACGGGGGCGGGACAATTGCGTCGGGGAGGCGAACGTTTGCTGCGAGGTCTTTATAAATCAGTTAAATACTTTAGCGATCCTGCCCAACGATTCGATAACTTAGTATATGCTTACGGTCAAATCGGTTACTTGAGCGTCGCAATTCCGGGTTTGCTTAAACGTCCCGAATCTCACCCCGCCGCTAGTATAGTTGACTGA
- a CDS encoding glycosyltransferase family 2 protein has product MSPATSKLPVSVLIPAKNEEANLPACLQSVARADEVFVVDSQSSDRSEEIAKSFGAQVVQFHFNGHWPKKKNWALENLPFRNEWVLIVDCDERITPELWDEIAIAIQNPEYNGHYLNRRVFFLGRWIRHGGRYPDWNMRLFKHKSGRYENLGTEGIRNTGDNEVHEHVILEGQASYLKNDMLHEDFRDIYEWLARHNRYSNWEARVYYNILQGKNDSDTIGADLFGNAVQRKRFLKKIWVRLPFKPTLRFILVYFLRLGFLDGIPGYIYSRLLSQYEYQIGVKLYELRKFGGKLNVSESAVVTPPAMPQPDTSS; this is encoded by the coding sequence ATGAGTCCCGCAACCTCTAAACTTCCAGTTTCTGTTTTAATTCCTGCCAAAAACGAAGAAGCTAATCTTCCCGCTTGTTTGCAGAGTGTAGCGAGAGCGGATGAAGTCTTTGTGGTGGATTCGCAAAGTAGCGATCGCTCTGAAGAGATTGCTAAAAGCTTTGGCGCTCAAGTCGTCCAGTTTCACTTTAACGGTCACTGGCCGAAAAAGAAAAACTGGGCCTTAGAAAACTTGCCCTTCCGCAACGAATGGGTGTTAATTGTGGATTGCGACGAACGCATTACCCCCGAATTGTGGGACGAAATTGCGATCGCCATCCAAAACCCCGAATATAACGGTCACTACCTCAACCGTCGCGTCTTCTTCCTCGGTCGCTGGATACGCCACGGCGGACGCTACCCCGATTGGAATATGCGCCTATTTAAACATAAATCGGGACGCTACGAGAACCTCGGCACCGAAGGTATCCGCAACACCGGAGATAACGAAGTTCACGAACACGTCATCCTTGAAGGACAAGCCAGCTATCTCAAAAACGATATGCTGCACGAAGACTTCCGCGACATCTACGAATGGTTAGCCCGCCACAACCGCTACTCCAACTGGGAAGCCCGCGTCTATTACAATATCCTCCAAGGCAAAAACGACAGCGACACCATTGGCGCAGACTTATTTGGTAATGCCGTTCAGCGCAAGCGCTTCTTAAAGAAAATTTGGGTACGCCTACCCTTTAAACCCACCCTGCGATTTATCCTCGTCTATTTCCTCCGCCTCGGCTTCCTTGATGGCATCCCCGGCTACATCTACTCGCGCTTGCTGAGTCAATACGAATATCAAATCGGCGTCAAGCTATACGAGTTACGTAAATTTGGCGGAAAACTCAATGTCTCCGAGTCAGCCGTCGTCACCCCTCCCGCCATGCCACAACCCGATACCTCTTCTTAA
- the hpsU gene encoding hormogonium polysaccharide biosynthesis acetyltransferase HpsU, with product MTADIPQTPPEPHPLEAEPWVDLRQYDQAWFQRGRSSGFVLLWWLVQATIFPLTPHHLSGIRAAILRLFGAKVGKGVVIRPTARFTFPWKIEIGDYSWIGDDVVLYSLDYISIGKHAVISQKCYLCTGSHDIHSVNFTLKTAPITIGNGVWVATDCFVGPGVEIGANSVVGARSSVFRSLPSGYICLGTPARPQAPRQPPQ from the coding sequence ATGACTGCCGATATCCCCCAAACCCCACCAGAACCGCATCCGTTAGAAGCCGAACCTTGGGTAGATTTAAGACAATATGACCAAGCTTGGTTTCAGCGCGGACGTTCTAGCGGGTTTGTTTTATTGTGGTGGTTAGTACAGGCGACGATCTTTCCTCTAACACCGCATCATCTGAGTGGCATTCGCGCCGCCATCTTACGACTATTTGGGGCAAAAGTGGGTAAAGGCGTCGTCATTCGTCCAACAGCGCGATTTACCTTTCCCTGGAAAATTGAAATCGGCGATTATAGTTGGATTGGCGATGATGTGGTTTTATATAGCTTGGACTATATCTCCATTGGCAAACACGCCGTAATTTCCCAAAAGTGCTATCTCTGCACGGGAAGCCACGATATCCACAGCGTCAACTTTACCCTGAAAACAGCACCCATTACCATTGGCAATGGGGTATGGGTCGCTACAGATTGTTTTGTCGGGCCAGGTGTCGAAATTGGCGCGAATTCAGTGGTTGGGGCGCGGAGTAGCGTCTTCCGTTCTCTGCCATCAGGATACATCTGCTTAGGCACCCCGGCGCGTCCCCAGGCTCCCCGTCAGCCTCCGCAGTGA
- a CDS encoding DUF1579 domain-containing protein: METTQTEQTSLMPAQPQKEHQWLQKFVGEWTYETEVMMEPDRPPVKSTGTETVRSLGGLWVLAEGQGEMPGFGPATTLMTLGYDPQKQCYVGTWVGSILTYLWQYEGELDAGETVLTLNADGPVITGEEKIGKYKDAIEFKSDDHRVLTAHILTDDGQWQHFMTTHYWRQQ, from the coding sequence ATGGAAACTACGCAAACCGAACAAACTTCACTCATGCCTGCTCAACCTCAAAAAGAACATCAATGGCTTCAGAAATTCGTCGGTGAGTGGACTTATGAAACTGAAGTGATGATGGAACCCGATCGACCTCCCGTAAAATCAACGGGAACAGAAACTGTTCGCTCGCTGGGTGGACTCTGGGTATTGGCAGAAGGACAGGGAGAAATGCCTGGATTTGGTCCTGCAACCACCCTGATGACACTTGGCTACGATCCTCAAAAACAGTGTTATGTCGGCACTTGGGTCGGCTCTATCCTGACGTACCTTTGGCAATACGAGGGGGAATTAGATGCAGGGGAAACTGTGCTAACACTCAACGCCGATGGACCTGTCATAACGGGTGAGGAGAAAATCGGAAAGTACAAAGATGCGATCGAGTTCAAGAGCGACGATCATCGGGTGCTGACTGCCCATATATTGACTGATGACGGGCAGTGGCAGCACTTCATGACTACCCATTATTGGCGTCAGCAATAA
- a CDS encoding GrpB family protein has protein sequence MKVEVVPPDPAWQEEFQKESQQLALAMGENIVAIHHIGSTAIPGIYAKPVIDFLIEVKSITKTDARNGAMAAIGYEAMGEFGLSGRRYFRKHRSPEIRTHNVHTYEVGSPEISRHLAFRDYMIAHPDVAQQYSELKRHLAKQYPGDIESYMDGKDEFVKSMEKKALIWQAMA, from the coding sequence ATGAAAGTAGAAGTTGTCCCACCCGATCCGGCGTGGCAGGAAGAGTTTCAAAAAGAGTCTCAGCAACTCGCACTGGCGATGGGAGAAAACATCGTTGCCATTCATCATATCGGTAGCACTGCAATTCCAGGCATTTACGCCAAACCTGTCATTGATTTTCTAATTGAAGTGAAAAGCATTACCAAAACCGATGCACGCAACGGAGCAATGGCAGCCATTGGATACGAAGCAATGGGCGAATTTGGACTTTCGGGTCGGCGTTACTTCCGTAAGCATCGTTCCCCGGAGATTAGAACCCACAACGTTCATACCTATGAGGTAGGTTCGCCTGAAATCTCCCGTCATTTAGCTTTTCGTGACTACATGATTGCTCATCCTGATGTTGCCCAGCAATACAGTGAATTGAAACGCCACCTAGCAAAGCAGTATCCTGGGGATATTGAAAGCTATATGGATGGCAAAGATGAATTTGTCAAGAGCATGGAGAAAAAAGCACTGATTTGGCAAGCAATGGCTTAA
- a CDS encoding FMN-dependent NADH-azoreductase, with protein MAHLLHIDASPRGERSHSRRMTREFVEQWQQHHPNDTIAYRDVGRNPIPHLDEDWIAAAFSPPEQHTPQLQKALRLSDQLVDEFLAADIYVIGVPMYNFSVPSGFKAYIDQIVRIGRTVDIESSDAGKVYKPLVLGKKMYIIEALGDSGLQPGGRYETMNHHDPYLITVFGFMGITDITFIHVENDEYGENTLAESIANARQKITELVAA; from the coding sequence ATGGCGCACTTACTACATATTGATGCAAGTCCGCGTGGGGAACGTTCCCATTCTCGTCGTATGACTCGCGAGTTTGTCGAACAGTGGCAACAGCACCATCCCAATGATACGATCGCCTATCGAGATGTAGGTCGCAATCCCATTCCCCATCTCGATGAAGACTGGATTGCAGCAGCCTTTTCACCCCCCGAACAGCATACGCCCCAACTTCAGAAAGCGCTTCGCCTCAGCGATCAATTGGTAGATGAATTTCTGGCGGCGGATATTTATGTCATTGGCGTTCCCATGTATAACTTCAGCGTTCCCAGCGGATTTAAGGCGTATATCGATCAAATTGTCCGTATTGGGCGCACTGTTGATATTGAATCCAGTGATGCTGGCAAAGTGTATAAACCACTCGTTCTCGGTAAGAAAATGTATATCATTGAAGCACTGGGAGATTCTGGCTTGCAACCGGGTGGACGCTACGAAACCATGAACCACCACGATCCTTACCTGATAACTGTTTTCGGGTTTATGGGCATCACGGATATTACCTTTATTCATGTCGAAAATGATGAGTATGGCGAGAACACGCTAGCAGAGTCGATCGCTAATGCTCGCCAAAAAATTACTGAGCTAGTTGCTGCATAA
- a CDS encoding DUF1772 domain-containing protein, whose protein sequence is MVGIEYLYVLKLIAALGCGLIAGVFFAFSTFVMKALAQQPPAQGIATMQSINVTAINPWFMTAFLGTTVVCLVLMVSSLLRWQQPGAAYLFVSALFYLLGCFGVTMVFNVPLNDALAVANPNSSEGTNLWARYLTNWTFWNHIRTLAAFIAAALFTMALNTPSKL, encoded by the coding sequence ATGGTAGGGATTGAATACCTCTATGTCCTGAAACTGATTGCAGCTCTTGGATGTGGATTAATTGCAGGAGTATTCTTTGCCTTCTCAACCTTTGTCATGAAAGCTCTGGCGCAACAACCGCCCGCCCAGGGAATTGCCACCATGCAATCTATTAATGTTACGGCGATTAATCCCTGGTTTATGACTGCATTTTTGGGTACGACTGTTGTTTGTCTCGTTTTAATGGTTTCCTCGCTCCTTCGGTGGCAACAACCTGGCGCTGCTTATTTGTTTGTCAGTGCTTTGTTTTACTTGCTCGGTTGTTTCGGGGTGACAATGGTGTTTAATGTGCCGCTCAATGATGCGCTGGCTGTTGCTAATCCCAACAGTTCAGAGGGAACCAATCTCTGGGCGAGATACCTGACAAACTGGACGTTTTGGAACCATATTCGGACGCTCGCCGCATTCATCGCAGCAGCCTTATTTACAATGGCGCTCAATACGCCATCAAAACTGTAG
- a CDS encoding nuclear transport factor 2 family protein has product MENDSIEDLEETLQQAMLNSDLAVLDALIADDLVWTMHTGFVSNKESDLEAHRSGVFRFTKLEISDRQIHPFSDDCVVVTLKAEIEGMINAQEFSEVYRFTRVWLQRNNRWQIAAGHVSQIVPLDSQS; this is encoded by the coding sequence ATGGAAAATGACTCGATCGAAGACCTAGAAGAGACGTTACAGCAAGCAATGCTCAATAGCGATCTTGCGGTATTAGACGCTCTCATTGCTGATGATTTAGTCTGGACAATGCACACAGGTTTTGTGAGCAACAAAGAATCCGATCTCGAAGCGCATCGCTCAGGAGTTTTCCGATTTACCAAGTTGGAGATTAGCGATCGCCAAATCCATCCTTTTAGTGATGATTGTGTTGTTGTCACCTTAAAAGCAGAAATCGAAGGGATGATTAACGCTCAAGAGTTTTCTGAAGTCTATCGATTCACTCGCGTCTGGTTACAGCGAAACAACCGTTGGCAAATTGCCGCAGGTCATGTCAGCCAAATTGTTCCCCTTGATTCTCAGTCATGA
- a CDS encoding NAD-dependent epimerase/dehydratase family protein, with the protein MKILAIGATGFIGLPVIRQLMKQGHQIALFHRGDTTASELDSILHFYGTRHQLPNFKAEFERFAPDVVLDIIPFTEAQAQAVVQAFSGCTQRIVAISSGDVYRNYEGLQGQGKHPPDPVPLAEDAPLRETRYPYRDLEGLDFDFKQNYDKILVEQVLMNQPELPGTILRLPAVYGSGDRQHRFLPYLQQMFDRQPILLEEEQARWRFSHGYIENIAGAIALAVTDDRATGRIYNLGEASTPTLVERIQRLGNLVDWQGEIVTRPKDQLPSHLQMNLQWRYHLAIDTTRFREELGYVEPIAEEEALQQTIAWERENLTATSPE; encoded by the coding sequence ATGAAAATTCTGGCTATTGGTGCAACAGGTTTTATTGGCTTGCCTGTCATTCGTCAATTGATGAAACAGGGACATCAAATTGCCCTTTTCCATCGAGGGGATACGACTGCAAGTGAATTGGATTCAATCCTACATTTCTATGGCACGCGCCATCAGTTGCCCAACTTTAAAGCGGAGTTTGAACGATTTGCCCCTGATGTTGTTCTCGACATCATTCCGTTTACAGAAGCGCAAGCACAGGCTGTTGTTCAGGCGTTCAGCGGTTGCACTCAGCGGATCGTCGCCATCAGCAGTGGAGATGTCTACCGTAACTATGAAGGTTTGCAGGGACAAGGGAAGCATCCACCCGATCCAGTCCCCTTAGCTGAAGATGCGCCGCTGCGGGAAACGCGATATCCCTATCGAGACTTGGAGGGGTTAGACTTCGATTTTAAGCAGAATTACGACAAGATTCTGGTGGAACAGGTGTTGATGAACCAGCCAGAACTTCCTGGGACGATTCTGCGGTTGCCCGCCGTGTATGGTTCTGGCGATCGCCAACATCGGTTTCTACCCTATCTTCAGCAAATGTTCGATCGCCAACCCATTTTGTTAGAGGAGGAACAAGCCCGTTGGCGTTTCTCTCATGGCTATATAGAGAATATTGCAGGGGCGATCGCCCTAGCTGTCACCGACGATCGCGCCACCGGACGCATCTACAATCTGGGTGAAGCCTCTACCCCAACCTTAGTGGAGCGAATCCAGAGGTTAGGAAATTTGGTAGATTGGCAGGGCGAGATAGTGACTCGTCCCAAAGACCAACTCCCCTCTCACTTACAAATGAATTTGCAGTGGCGCTATCACCTAGCGATCGATACCACTCGGTTTCGAGAAGAGTTAGGCTATGTTGAACCGATCGCTGAAGAGGAAGCATTGCAGCAAACGATCGCCTGGGAACGGGAAAACCTGACCGCAACGAGTCCAGAGTAG
- a CDS encoding VOC family protein, whose product MDNNPSILSHVSIGTNDFERAIAFYDAVLSTLGCKRLMEHPGAIAYGKQYPEFWVGIPFDGQPATVGNGAHIGFIAPTKEAVHAFYEAALAAGGKDEGAPGGRPEYSKPYYGCFVRDPDGNKIEATFWDESLEQELNQSNV is encoded by the coding sequence ATGGATAACAATCCCAGCATTCTCTCGCACGTCTCCATTGGCACCAATGATTTTGAGCGAGCGATCGCCTTTTATGACGCTGTGTTATCGACGTTGGGCTGCAAGCGGTTGATGGAGCATCCGGGAGCGATCGCCTATGGCAAACAGTATCCCGAATTTTGGGTGGGAATCCCGTTCGATGGGCAACCTGCAACCGTGGGTAATGGCGCTCACATTGGTTTTATCGCTCCTACCAAAGAAGCGGTCCATGCCTTCTATGAGGCAGCATTAGCCGCAGGAGGTAAAGACGAAGGTGCCCCCGGTGGCAGACCCGAATATAGTAAGCCGTATTATGGCTGCTTTGTGCGCGATCCTGATGGAAACAAGATAGAAGCCACTTTCTGGGATGAGTCCCTTGAGCAGGAACTCAACCAGAGCAATGTATGA
- a CDS encoding carboxypeptidase-like regulatory domain-containing protein, whose translation MQYLKSIFWVPIILLGLMGTALAHEAGLEARIRAQNTRGQTTTYNLDNLPPEAQIQSVEVVGMFSTGEPMANAQVSIYAPGEPATPWRTGQSDRQGRYSFTPDLSKRGRWTVRFESVGHSSILNIPVR comes from the coding sequence ATGCAATATCTCAAATCGATTTTCTGGGTTCCCATTATCCTCCTGGGGCTGATGGGCACCGCCCTTGCCCATGAAGCTGGCTTAGAAGCTCGCATTCGGGCACAAAATACCAGAGGTCAAACCACGACTTACAACTTAGACAACCTGCCGCCCGAAGCTCAGATCCAGTCTGTGGAAGTGGTGGGAATGTTTAGTACCGGCGAACCGATGGCGAATGCTCAAGTGAGTATTTACGCCCCAGGGGAACCCGCAACGCCCTGGAGAACGGGTCAGAGCGATCGCCAAGGTCGCTACAGCTTTACCCCCGATCTCTCAAAACGCGGACGTTGGACGGTCAGATTTGAATCGGTTGGTCATAGCAGCATCCTCAATATCCCAGTCCGCTAA
- a CDS encoding VWA domain-containing protein, with the protein MRVGLQVDLNDSHIDRRSPSSQRQLAISVSAIAAEALEQSVPLNLCLILDHSGSMSGRPLETVKQAAAQLIDRLKKGDRLSVVAFDHRAQTIVPNSIVEDPERIKRQINRLQADGGTAIDEGLRLGIEELAKGRKDTVSYAFLLTDGENEHGSNERCYKFATLATEYKLALNTLGFGSHWNQDVLERIADAGRGAMAYIERPDQASEEFNRLLSRVQSVGLTNAYLRLALMPNVRLAELKPVAQVAPDTIELPVEAEGQETIVRLGDLMRDRPRIVLANLYIGQLPPGQQAIASVQVIYDDPLVQQEGLRSETLTVEANVMEDYHPAVNSQVQPHILALAKYRQTQLAEAKLQQGDRMGAATLLQTAAKTALQMGDRGAATVLQDNATRLQSGEDLSDADRKKTRIVSKTILH; encoded by the coding sequence ATGCGAGTCGGTTTGCAAGTAGATTTAAATGATTCCCATATCGATCGGCGATCGCCTTCTTCGCAACGCCAATTAGCCATATCGGTGTCGGCGATCGCGGCAGAGGCCCTAGAACAGTCTGTCCCGCTCAATCTCTGCTTAATCCTCGATCATAGCGGTTCGATGAGCGGTCGCCCTCTAGAGACGGTGAAGCAAGCCGCCGCCCAGTTAATCGACCGACTGAAAAAGGGCGATCGCCTTTCGGTCGTTGCCTTCGATCATCGCGCCCAAACCATTGTCCCTAACTCGATTGTTGAAGATCCAGAACGGATTAAACGCCAAATTAATCGCCTGCAAGCCGATGGCGGCACTGCCATTGATGAAGGGTTGCGCCTAGGAATTGAGGAACTGGCAAAAGGACGCAAAGACACGGTTTCCTATGCGTTTTTGCTCACCGATGGCGAAAACGAACATGGCTCGAACGAACGCTGTTATAAATTTGCCACCCTCGCCACAGAATATAAGCTGGCATTGAATACCCTGGGTTTTGGCTCCCACTGGAACCAAGATGTGTTAGAACGGATTGCGGATGCAGGTCGAGGGGCGATGGCTTATATCGAACGTCCGGATCAAGCGTCTGAGGAATTTAACCGCTTGCTTTCCCGCGTGCAGTCGGTGGGCTTAACGAATGCCTATCTGCGTTTGGCGTTGATGCCGAATGTTCGCCTTGCGGAGTTAAAACCCGTGGCACAGGTGGCTCCCGATACGATTGAGTTGCCTGTAGAAGCTGAGGGACAGGAAACGATCGTGCGTTTGGGGGATCTTATGCGCGATCGCCCTCGCATTGTCCTAGCCAATTTATATATCGGACAACTGCCACCCGGACAACAAGCGATCGCATCAGTTCAGGTCATTTATGACGATCCGCTGGTTCAGCAAGAAGGGTTGCGTTCGGAAACCCTGACGGTAGAAGCGAATGTCATGGAAGATTACCACCCCGCCGTGAATTCCCAGGTACAGCCGCATATCCTCGCCTTAGCTAAATATCGCCAAACTCAACTAGCTGAGGCGAAATTGCAACAAGGCGATCGCATGGGGGCGGCTACCTTACTGCAAACCGCCGCCAAAACCGCCTTGCAAATGGGCGATCGCGGGGCTGCTACCGTACTCCAAGATAATGCCACGCGCCTGCAATCGGGCGAAGACCTCAGCGATGCCGATCGCAAGAAAACGCGCATCGTTTCTAAAACAATTCTGCATTAA
- a CDS encoding ATP-dependent Clp protease proteolytic subunit yields the protein MDTPIRAAQSPYYGDAYYRTPPPDLPSLLLKERIVYLGLPLFSDDDTKRRVGVDVTELIIAQLLYLEFDNPEKPISFYINSTGTSWYGGEAIGFETEAFAICDTLSYIKPPVHTICIGQAMGTAAMILSAGTKGCRASLPHATIVLNQSRTGARGQATDIQIRAKEVLDNKATMLEILSRNTGQPPDKIAKDTDRMLYMSPYDAVEYGLIDRVLESTKDLPKPLPAAFS from the coding sequence ATGGACACACCGATTCGGGCGGCTCAATCTCCTTACTATGGAGATGCTTACTATCGCACGCCACCCCCAGACCTACCCTCCTTGCTCCTCAAAGAGCGCATTGTCTATCTAGGTTTACCCCTATTTTCTGACGACGACACCAAACGTAGAGTGGGCGTAGATGTCACCGAACTGATCATCGCTCAACTGCTGTATTTGGAATTTGACAACCCCGAAAAACCGATTTCCTTTTATATCAACTCCACCGGAACGTCCTGGTATGGCGGCGAAGCGATTGGCTTTGAAACGGAAGCCTTTGCGATCTGCGATACCCTCAGCTATATCAAACCCCCCGTTCATACCATTTGTATCGGTCAAGCAATGGGAACGGCGGCGATGATCCTCTCAGCCGGGACAAAAGGATGCCGCGCGAGTTTACCTCATGCCACTATTGTTCTCAACCAATCGCGCACGGGGGCAAGAGGTCAAGCGACCGATATTCAAATCCGCGCCAAGGAAGTGCTGGATAATAAAGCAACGATGCTGGAAATTTTATCGAGAAATACGGGACAACCGCCCGATAAAATTGCCAAAGACACCGATCGGATGCTTTACATGAGTCCCTACGACGCCGTGGAATACGGCTTAATTGACCGCGTTCTCGAAAGTACCAAAGACTTACCCAAGCCTTTACCCGCAGCGTTTAGCTAA
- a CDS encoding ATP-dependent Clp protease proteolytic subunit, translating into MPIGVPSVPYRLPGSPYERWIDIYTRLSQERIIFLGQEVTDSLANNIVAVMLYLDSDDPGKPIYLYINSPGGSVTAGMAIYDTMQHIKSDVITICVGLAASMGAFLLTAGTPGKRLALPHSRIMIHQPLGGVGRRQATDIEIEAKQILKTRQQLNELMAKHTGQNVDKIQKDTDRDYFMSAAEAKEYGLIDRVIEERPA; encoded by the coding sequence ATGCCTATTGGTGTTCCTAGCGTTCCTTATCGCCTGCCAGGGAGTCCCTACGAACGGTGGATCGATATTTACACTCGCCTCAGCCAAGAAAGAATTATCTTTCTCGGTCAAGAGGTGACGGACTCTTTGGCGAATAATATTGTGGCGGTGATGCTCTATCTGGATTCTGACGATCCAGGTAAGCCGATTTACCTTTACATTAATTCTCCGGGTGGATCGGTGACGGCAGGTATGGCGATTTACGATACCATGCAGCACATTAAATCGGACGTGATTACGATTTGTGTGGGTTTGGCAGCTTCGATGGGGGCGTTTCTGCTGACAGCCGGAACGCCGGGTAAGCGGTTAGCGCTACCCCATTCTCGGATTATGATTCACCAACCTTTAGGGGGGGTGGGACGCCGACAAGCGACGGATATTGAGATTGAAGCCAAGCAGATTCTCAAAACCCGCCAACAGCTTAATGAGTTGATGGCTAAACATACCGGCCAAAATGTTGACAAGATCCAAAAGGATACCGATCGCGACTACTTTATGTCAGCAGCGGAAGCCAAAGAGTATGGTCTGATCGACCGGGTGATTGAAGAAAGACCGGCTTAA
- a CDS encoding J domain-containing protein — MNIADCYRLLELPEGASLARVKTAYRRLARRYHPDMNSGDRQAKDKFIELTAAYKQLLSVAPVESEEEEAAPAEPAPAPTPARTPTPVKVTRKSPRIEFVTPLSETEQQLKDISYQQLQQLLKQRKFPRAIALVEALAHRIPQDPEVRQWQAIAYQRWGRQLVKEKQVEKARSYLKKALKTDPHNRSLWAEVERDFQNLEKIY, encoded by the coding sequence ATGAACATTGCAGATTGCTATCGTCTTCTAGAACTGCCTGAAGGCGCTTCTTTGGCAAGGGTGAAAACGGCTTACCGGCGTTTGGCGCGGCGGTACCATCCTGATATGAATTCTGGCGATCGCCAAGCGAAGGACAAGTTTATTGAGCTAACGGCAGCTTACAAGCAGTTGTTAAGCGTTGCGCCTGTGGAAAGCGAGGAGGAAGAAGCTGCACCCGCAGAACCCGCACCCGCGCCAACGCCTGCTAGAACCCCCACCCCGGTGAAGGTGACGCGCAAGTCTCCTAGAATTGAGTTTGTGACGCCGCTATCGGAGACGGAGCAGCAGTTAAAGGATATCTCTTATCAACAATTACAGCAATTGCTGAAGCAACGCAAGTTTCCCAGAGCGATCGCCCTGGTTGAGGCATTGGCTCACCGCATTCCCCAAGATCCGGAGGTGCGACAATGGCAAGCGATCGCCTATCAGCGCTGGGGACGCCAACTGGTGAAAGAAAAACAGGTGGAAAAAGCCCGCAGTTACCTCAAAAAAGCCTTGAAAACAGACCCGCACAATCGGTCTTTATGGGCTGAAGTCGAACGAGATTTTCAGAATTTAGAGAAGATTTATTAG